A genomic window from Thioalkalivibrio sp. ALJ12 includes:
- a CDS encoding GNAT family N-acetyltransferase, with translation MATVNVYSPRSLLKEALHLGLGDYQYWKVFYIDLPQPAAELPEGIRVEPITPEDLDGVVDEGMLQRREFGGEGAQGFGLFRDDELVAVQWYWWGARYEAERQGRSWRLPEGAAKSTGLYTLPQHRGQGYAALLKRQTAYLMSQRGFTRLYSRIWHSHKSSIRVSEKTGWRVAGSYIEICPFSRRIQLRLPV, from the coding sequence GTGGCCACCGTCAATGTTTATAGTCCGCGCAGCCTTTTAAAGGAGGCCCTGCACCTGGGGCTGGGCGATTACCAGTACTGGAAGGTCTTTTATATCGATCTCCCGCAACCCGCGGCCGAACTGCCCGAAGGTATCCGGGTCGAGCCGATCACCCCCGAGGACCTGGACGGCGTGGTGGATGAAGGGATGCTCCAGCGTCGGGAATTCGGCGGCGAAGGGGCCCAGGGGTTCGGCCTTTTTCGCGACGATGAGCTCGTGGCAGTGCAATGGTACTGGTGGGGGGCGCGTTACGAGGCCGAACGCCAGGGGCGCAGTTGGAGACTGCCCGAGGGGGCGGCGAAATCGACCGGGCTGTACACCCTGCCCCAGCATCGCGGGCAGGGGTATGCGGCCCTGCTGAAAAGGCAGACGGCCTACCTGATGTCGCAACGGGGCTTCACCCGCCTGTACAGCCGGATCTGGCACAGCCACAAGAGTTCGATCCGGGTGAGCGAAAAAACCGGCTGGCGGGTCGCCGGCTCCTATATCGAGATCTGCCCGTTCTCCCGGCGCATTCAACTTCGCCTGCCGGTATGA
- a CDS encoding ATP-grasp domain-containing protein, whose amino-acid sequence MPQRVAVLSDGSPLALKVLYCLQRIAAEIHLLELKSPGAARHSRYRDRYQRMPLPDTQPETLEAFGDHLRDYCTQNRIDGMVGADILGAGVVHALAPRLPGVTAFPSSSLEVLGMLDDKWTFQRFMETHGIPCPRALRLEGPEDLEHLQDAGMAFPVVVKPLYGESSHGILQAKRLDDIEAHLERGGRHAQFPLVVQEYVPGFDADLSLLARNGDVVCHLLQSRRNPCSLEFFTDERLLEIGRRIVRAAHYTGVANIDLRVDESTGEVRVLECNPRFWYTLQASLWAGINFVEAGFALAAGGSAVQPSPVAGAYHLHSHLIKHLLWKPGQWRGIAPYNLRGLWQAMSDPRPFLMR is encoded by the coding sequence ATGCCGCAGCGCGTCGCGGTGCTCTCCGACGGTTCGCCGCTTGCCCTGAAAGTGCTGTACTGCCTGCAGCGCATCGCCGCCGAGATCCACCTGCTGGAGCTCAAGTCCCCGGGGGCCGCCCGTCACTCCCGGTACCGCGATCGCTACCAGCGCATGCCCCTGCCGGACACCCAGCCGGAAACCCTGGAAGCCTTTGGCGACCACCTGCGCGACTACTGCACACAAAACCGGATCGACGGGATGGTCGGGGCCGACATCCTGGGGGCCGGCGTAGTCCACGCGCTTGCACCGCGCCTGCCGGGCGTGACGGCCTTTCCCTCCAGCAGCCTGGAGGTGCTGGGCATGCTGGACGACAAATGGACCTTTCAACGTTTCATGGAGACCCATGGAATCCCGTGTCCAAGGGCACTGCGCCTGGAAGGCCCCGAAGACCTGGAGCACCTGCAGGATGCCGGGATGGCGTTCCCAGTCGTGGTCAAACCGCTGTACGGCGAATCCAGCCATGGAATCCTTCAGGCGAAGCGGCTCGATGACATCGAGGCCCACCTGGAGAGAGGTGGACGCCATGCCCAATTCCCACTGGTGGTGCAGGAATATGTGCCCGGATTCGACGCGGACCTGAGCCTGTTGGCCCGGAATGGGGACGTGGTCTGCCATCTCCTGCAATCGCGCCGGAATCCCTGTTCACTGGAATTCTTCACCGACGAGCGGCTGCTGGAGATCGGTCGCCGGATCGTCCGGGCGGCGCACTATACCGGCGTGGCGAATATCGACCTGCGCGTGGACGAATCGACCGGGGAGGTTCGCGTACTCGAGTGCAATCCGCGCTTCTGGTACACCCTGCAGGCCTCGCTGTGGGCAGGGATCAATTTCGTCGAGGCGGGTTTTGCGCTCGCCGCGGGTGGCTCGGCTGTACAGCCCTCCCCCGTAGCCGGCGCCTACCACCTGCACAGCCACCTGATTAAACACCTGCTCTGGAAACCCGGCCAGTGGCGAGGAATCGCCCCGTACAACCTGCGCGGCCTGTGGCAGGCGATGAGCGACCCCCGACCTTTTCTAATGCGTTGA
- a CDS encoding sugar-transfer associated ATP-grasp domain-containing protein, translated as MNIDKTRILGSGFTRREYSLYGFENLGNPQLAMRYLSFEENHRRYHPCINIGYEKHLLDDKWMTHQVLSALAVPVPQTLGLYHPVVGLTASGDPLRNPEDLGALLRASDVAELIFKPRGGWRGDSIMKATIRRRADGMQDVEYDGRTVLVTEFAAGLAEDVFDVHTNRYPGWIIQEFLRQHPFLAELNPSSVNTLRIVTFMDTEGNVHIHHSILRVGCGDNATDNWDKGGLSIRVDPSTGQLGKGVRKAEFGGEWSASHPETGAPFEGLRIPEWNATLELCEHAARIFSGARSIGWDIALTVDGPVIVEANADWGLPSVQVHGDGYLSDAIRDQLRAYGAAFPTRLRPLPLAVLHLVRRRWGRSRGPRLLSSLRRSISRGSGRL; from the coding sequence GTGAACATAGATAAAACACGGATATTGGGTAGCGGATTCACCCGCCGGGAATACTCCTTGTACGGGTTTGAGAACCTTGGAAATCCCCAGCTGGCCATGCGCTACCTGTCATTTGAGGAGAATCACCGCCGTTACCACCCCTGCATCAATATTGGCTACGAGAAGCACCTCCTTGACGACAAGTGGATGACGCATCAGGTCCTTTCCGCGCTGGCGGTACCCGTGCCGCAGACCCTGGGGCTCTACCATCCGGTTGTAGGCCTAACTGCCAGCGGTGACCCATTGCGGAACCCAGAGGACCTGGGTGCGTTGCTGCGCGCTAGCGATGTAGCAGAACTGATCTTCAAGCCGCGCGGCGGATGGCGCGGGGACAGCATTATGAAAGCGACCATCCGGAGGCGGGCGGATGGCATGCAGGATGTTGAGTATGATGGTCGGACCGTACTGGTTACGGAATTTGCCGCCGGTCTCGCCGAAGATGTGTTCGACGTCCATACGAACCGCTATCCCGGCTGGATTATTCAAGAGTTCTTGCGGCAACACCCGTTTCTGGCTGAACTCAATCCCAGCAGCGTCAATACCTTGCGGATCGTGACCTTCATGGATACCGAAGGCAACGTCCACATACACCATTCCATTCTAAGGGTCGGTTGCGGCGACAACGCGACCGATAACTGGGACAAGGGTGGGCTGTCGATCCGGGTTGACCCCAGCACGGGGCAGCTTGGCAAGGGTGTTCGGAAGGCCGAGTTCGGGGGCGAATGGAGCGCGTCCCATCCAGAAACAGGAGCTCCGTTCGAAGGCCTTCGGATTCCCGAGTGGAATGCCACCCTGGAACTATGTGAACACGCGGCGCGGATATTCTCCGGGGCACGGTCGATTGGTTGGGATATCGCTCTGACTGTCGACGGACCGGTCATTGTGGAGGCTAATGCCGACTGGGGCCTCCCTTCCGTCCAGGTTCACGGAGATGGATATCTCTCCGACGCAATCCGCGACCAACTGAGGGCCTATGGGGCCGCCTTCCCCACGAGGTTGAGACCACTGCCGCTGGCAGTGCTACACCTGGTACGCAGACGATGGGGGCGTTCCCGAGGGCCACGCCTCCTTTCGTCTCTGCGCCGCAGCATCTCGCGTGGGAGCGGGAGACTTTGA
- a CDS encoding sugar-transfer associated ATP-grasp domain-containing protein: protein MTLKRHLREVYICARRYYLAVSQPTPDAPRVTTRLHGVLKARLWHGISPRYYSVFRLAAVDPARWDDYVIDNDHYRDRFRACSAEQYRRILNHKSLFSEHCQRHGLLTPALRAIIPTSAAMPGADGLDTSGPVTPTVQHWLECLGDCNDDLFIKTDDGSYGDGALLATRRGDRWEYCGRATPLSGLFHYIRERANQRRSPYIAQSRIHIHHGLRHLMSPTAVGCVRIVTYMKDGEAHVFRSEIKLTAGEGDIDNFMLGTTGNVVAAVDIDSGRMSVGYASRSPAWPVIQPVSEHPDTGRRIEGTRLPLWEDVKSLALQAQRSLPKVKTIGWDIAITPEGPMIVEGNTTYGLASLQVAHQRGFKQEMEQIFRG, encoded by the coding sequence ATGACCCTGAAACGTCATTTGCGCGAGGTCTATATCTGCGCCAGGCGTTACTACCTGGCGGTATCGCAACCAACCCCGGACGCCCCGCGCGTCACGACCCGGCTGCACGGTGTCCTCAAGGCTCGCCTCTGGCACGGAATCAGTCCGCGCTATTACTCCGTCTTCCGCCTGGCAGCAGTCGATCCCGCGCGGTGGGACGACTACGTGATCGACAACGATCACTATCGAGACCGCTTCCGCGCTTGTAGCGCTGAACAGTACCGGCGCATCCTCAACCACAAGAGCCTGTTTTCTGAACACTGCCAGCGCCATGGTCTGCTCACCCCGGCGTTGCGGGCCATTATCCCGACGAGTGCAGCCATGCCGGGAGCTGATGGTCTCGATACTTCCGGGCCGGTTACGCCAACTGTCCAGCACTGGCTGGAGTGCCTTGGCGATTGCAACGATGACCTGTTTATCAAGACCGATGACGGCTCGTATGGTGATGGGGCGTTGTTAGCCACTCGGCGGGGCGATCGCTGGGAATACTGCGGTAGGGCCACGCCGCTCAGCGGCCTGTTCCATTACATCAGGGAGCGCGCCAACCAGAGGCGCAGCCCCTACATCGCCCAGTCACGCATCCATATCCATCACGGGCTCCGGCATCTGATGTCGCCCACGGCCGTGGGCTGTGTGCGGATCGTGACCTACATGAAGGATGGCGAGGCCCATGTCTTTCGTTCGGAGATCAAGCTGACCGCAGGGGAGGGAGATATCGACAACTTCATGCTGGGGACCACTGGCAATGTAGTTGCGGCAGTGGACATTGATAGTGGTCGAATGTCGGTTGGCTATGCCTCGCGCAGTCCTGCCTGGCCGGTCATTCAGCCGGTGTCCGAGCATCCGGACACGGGCAGGCGCATCGAAGGTACCCGGTTGCCGTTGTGGGAGGACGTCAAGTCACTCGCGCTGCAGGCCCAGCGCAGCCTGCCCAAGGTCAAGACGATTGGCTGGGATATCGCGATCACTCCCGAGGGACCAATGATCGTCGAGGGCAATACGACCTATGGGCTGGCCAGTCTTCAGGTCGCGCACCAGCGCGGGTTCAAGCAGGAAATGGAGCAGATCTTTCGTGGGTAA